The Neorhodopirellula lusitana genome segment TAATTGAAAACAATGAGACGGGCTTTCTCTTCAGTGAGGACTCAGTACAAAGCCTGATCGACTGCTTAGAAAACGTCTTGTCAATGCCACGACAAGAAAAGGACAGAATCACCCGCAGTGCTCAAGAATACGTTACAGCAAAGTTTAGTATGCTTACCTGTGGCAACGTTCAACTTGCGGCGTACCGAGGAGCTCTCACGAATTGACGCCATGAAACCGAAACACGAGCCATTAATCAGTGTTGTAATTCCGACATACAATCGGGAAGACATCATCACGGACGCACTAAACAGCGTCTACCAACAAACATACCGTCCCTTAGAAATCATAGTCGTAGACGACGGATCGACCGACAATACCACGGGAGTCGTATCGCACTGGATTCGCTCCCACTCTGAAGACCCATCACTGTTTCGAACTCAGCTTGTATACCAGCGAAATGGACGCGCCCCGGCAGCGAGAAACAAAGGAATACGATCAGCAAAAGGGAAATACGTTCAATTCCTAGACTCTGATGACATCTTGTATGGCAATTCAATTCGGTTAAAGTTCGATGCAATACAAGGAAGTTCCTGCTTGTATGCCTACTCAAAAAATCACCTTCTCGATTGCGAAGGAACTATTGTTGGAACGTGTGGACAACCTTGGCCAAAAACGGGAGGCGCTATCGCCACATACCTTTTTGACACTATTGGCCCACTAATCCCAAGCTATTTCTTCGACGAAATCGGGGGCTGGGATGAGTCCTTAATCGCAACAGACGAAATCGAGCTTCACGGGCGACTCAAGGCGAGATACGGTGAAGGCGCGTACGTCGATGAGTTTTGCCATGCCGCGCGGGACCACGCCGGCCCCCGGGTTTCACAAACACCCACTCATCCAGATCCATCATCACTCATCGTCATAAGAAAACTGATCGACTTGACGAAAGGCAGCAAGCTCGACACACCAGCAGAACGGAACGCTATATCACGTCTTGCGAGTTCGATAACGGAATCATACGCTAAATACAACCATGACGAGATGGCCATGCAAGCCTTTGAGTTAGCAAAGGCTCAATCAACAGGAAAGCGTCGCACAGTCTTCTTTTTGCAATCTGTACTTTACCATATTCTCCCAGCCCCGCTTTTTTGCAAGACCTTCATACATCTTCGGAAGCTTGTTGCATTTACGCATAGGATACGCACATTGAAACAGATCAGCTGAGAGCGTCTAAGGCATCAACCACTACTCAACTCCGTTCAGCCATCACCAATCCAGATCTACCAATATAGCGATCATTCAGAAAACCGTTTTAGCCAGTATCCATGCTCGAATTAGAGCAAGATACCCTAGTCAGCAATTGAGATCTGAATGCCCAGGATACACTAAACTCATCGCTGGAGATCTTGAGCACTTCACACGAAACGTTGTGTGGGTAATTCGATTGTTATTGCACTTAGCAATTGCTGATGGCACATCTCAAATTCGTACGATCGCATTGCAAGAGAAGCTGTCGCACTCAGCAGAATAGCAACATCACCCAAGGGCGACCTTACGCGTCTATATCCCGAACGGCATCACCCAAAAGCCGATAATTAACCTCCAAGCTTTTAAAGGCAAACTTTTGGCGTACTTGCCAACGATCAATTTTTTTAAGCGAAAACGTCTTGCGACCGCGATTCGGCCGTTTGCTTCCGGGAAGACAAAAGCAACTCCAAGCTGGGTTGCGATAAAGCTTGAACAACGCCCCCGACTCCCCTGCCTCGCTGGCAGCGAGTTCAATTGCGCCTTGTCCTACGAACGCCCACATAACGAGTGCTAGATGCCTTGCATTTCACTAACAACGAACACAAGAAAACAAGAAACGGGCACACAACCTTCGTGCTCAACGCGGATTACTGTAACACGCTTTCGCCCCAACACTATGGCGACATAAGTGAAACGAATAGCCCGGAGTATCTTTGGACCTTCAGCTTTCGACGCTTTTGATTGACTACGTGATATCGAGACAAAGAGTAGCACAATAACGCACTCCCTTAAGCGCACTCCGAGGCACCCCTAACATGAACCAACGACCTTTGAGAATTGCATGGATCACTCCCAGCCTCCGCGGCAGAGGCGTAACGACCGTTTGTGAAGAAGCCGCCAAAAGCGTCGCACAACTTACAAATCACGACGTCCATCTCGTCTGCGCCTACGAGAAACCGCCCAACGCAGAAATCGACGCTCCTGTCACCATTCATGACCTACGCCTCCCCCGCAACGACCGCCTATCCGCGTGCAACGGGATGCACAAATGGATTAAACTCAAAAACCC includes the following:
- a CDS encoding glycosyltransferase family A protein, producing MKPKHEPLISVVIPTYNREDIITDALNSVYQQTYRPLEIIVVDDGSTDNTTGVVSHWIRSHSEDPSLFRTQLVYQRNGRAPAARNKGIRSAKGKYVQFLDSDDILYGNSIRLKFDAIQGSSCLYAYSKNHLLDCEGTIVGTCGQPWPKTGGAIATYLFDTIGPLIPSYFFDEIGGWDESLIATDEIELHGRLKARYGEGAYVDEFCHAARDHAGPRVSQTPTHPDPSSLIVIRKLIDLTKGSKLDTPAERNAISRLASSITESYAKYNHDEMAMQAFELAKAQSTGKRRTVFFLQSVLYHILPAPLFCKTFIHLRKLVAFTHRIRTLKQIS